The stretch of DNA TGTTCCTCATTTAGATCCCCTTTTACCTTTAACCTGCAGCCAGGCCAGTTCTATAGCTCCATTCAGCTCCCAGTCCTGGTGCTCtggtgctgacagcagctggcctggcactgctctgagccatggccctggcagtgctgcaaaCTCCTGCTTTTAGGAACACTCTCCCATCTGCAGTTTTGCCATTCTGTTCCCTCCTCACTGCCCACACCATACACAGTGCTGTTCTCTCAGTTTTACAATTCggccaaaaaaccccaaagctgctctgagcaaaGCGACGCTGCCATGGcagaggcacagcagtgcctgtcCCATGTGGGACtgatgtcactgtcccctgcagacccagctgtgctcactccCACTCACCATGGGGTGTGGAGAAGAGGCTGAGCAGGATGATGACACTGGGCTGGACCCCGTGTTCCACGAGCACTTTGACAGCTTCAATGACTGTGTTCCCAGTACCTGAGAGggcagagaggggcagagggTTTAGGGGTTTTGCCCTGGTTGATGAACCTGTCCTAAGCTGTCTGAGAATACCTGTGGTACAGTTGGTGTGACTGCATGGTGATTGTGTCCTTTCCCACTGGAAAGGCATCACCTCTGCATGTGCTCCTTGGAGAAAATGCTGGGCTCCTAATGGCAGAACTTGGAATGGACAAGTGACCTCATCTCAACAAACTCCTTAGAATATTAATCTAGAAATGTCTCAGAATaagaaaaacactgttttgtcttttcccatggcaaaattcataaaattaaatttatatcaAGTCTTAATCTCAGCCTTTCTCCCAAAGCAGCCATGCCCAAACGATTTGCTCTGCATTCACACTGGTGCAGCTGAGTAATGTGTGtactggcacagcctgagcagttctgtcccctgtcacctgagtcctggcacagcctgagcacttctgtcccctgtcacctgagtcctggcacagcctgagcaattgtgtcccctgtcacctgagtcctggcacagcctgagcagttccctcctctgccacccaaacccagcagaaaaCCCAATCAAAGCCCCTGAATGTGGAAATTTTCTCTCAGCACTGGCACTGAGCGTTCAGAGCGGTCTGGCTGTCCGTGCTGGTGGCAGCCACTCACTCAGGATCGGGTACATGAGCAGCACTTTCCTCCTGTAGATGTCAGGGGGGAACTTGGCGTAGTACACCTTGGCTCGCTGCGTCTCCTCGTCGCTCTGGATCAGGATTTTCCCGATGCGGATGGATCTGCAGCAGTCCCGCAGGCCCTGCTCCATGGCCTCccctgcaaggagcagcacaggcacagcagcactggtgacactgagacagggctgggggcaaggggctgcagggagggggacagTCCCAGAGGGACAGTCCCAAATGGACAATCCCAAAGGGACAGTCCCCAAATGGACAGTCCAAATGAACAGTCCCCATATGGACACAGTTCCCAAAGGGATAGTCTCCAAATGGACAGTCTCAAGTGGGCAGACCAAAGCATTTAATGTGTGTTCTCTCAGCAGGCAGCACCACCTACCACTTCTCATGATGCTGACCCCGCAGTTTCCCTTTTCAAACCGGACTCCTTCATACTTGTGTCCTGtgaggaaagaaagcagagctcagcaacAGGGGCTGCTCCCTTCTGCCTTCTCTGAACAGAGAGATGGTCCTGGATGTGTCACTGACTGATGGGAACAGATGTGACACCAATGCTCAAGAGGtgaagcagctgctgtctgAGGTCAAAAGGAGCACAGGTAAGGGATGGTGCCTGAATTCTGGTTCCACAGTTGAGGGTTTGCAGTCCATCATTTCTCTAAGTGCAAGTAAAGCCACACCAATGTTTTACTGCAGGAGAACAGGACTCAGCTGCTCCCAGGTATGCTGTGGATCACACCACAGAGCTGAGTAGTTCCCCCCAACCTGCTGATGCACTCAGCAGTTGCCTCTGAGTACTGTACACATGAGTATCTGTAACCTTACAGATATTTACAGCTGACAGCAAGAACAACTCCTGCAATGGTTTTCTCTAGTGCCAACATAGccacttttcctttcctgctcatCCTCACTCCCAGCTGgccacagctgcagggccaaATTTAGGCTGATAAGGCGAAACTGCTTGTTCTGAGTACTTTGTCCTTACTCTGCATGTGAAATGTCATCAGTTTTAATTCAAGGCTGTGGTGTGGGCAGGTGAACTGATCTTGCACATACTCAGGTACGTTTCCATCATGGTTTTGCAAGTCCAATTTAATCCTAAGTGAAATGGCAATGTTGACTGTTTTGCTCAGCTGTGTTATGTGCCTTGTAGCTTTTTAACGCAGCAGGGGCACTcactctgtgctctgccctgctcagagctccccaggcAAGTGCTTGTGGCACCAAGTCTGTCAGAGTTCAGACCATCTGCATGTTGCAGGATTCAGTTTCAGGCAGTTCTCTGAGAAGCAGTTGGACTCACTGATCCTCTGAGTCCCTTCCACCTCAGGATATTCTGTAACTCTTGTATTCTGTGTATTTTGATATCAGTTCCACTTCCAGTCCTACCCAGGCCAAGGTGATTTCCCACATACCTGTTGGAGTGGTCACAGTACATTCTGTGTAGGGCAGCTGATTCAGTCCCTCTTCAACCACGAGTCTGATCTGTGGAACCAAAGACATGGGTCAGCTTAAAGGGATTGTTATCTCTGGAGATAAGGCACTGCATGGCAGTAATAGTGACAAGGACTGGGTCAGCCCTAAGGGTCTAAAAGGGTCTCTTTAACGGCAATTAGGGACTGAATTTAGAGACCTTTTggccacaaaacaaacaaaggcaTTGCAGAATAAAGGTGGAAGAGGGGCTCATAAGCAACCATAAAATTGACTTTATTCACCTCTGGCAGGCAGAGGCTTCACAGACAAATTATTCTCAACAGATGAGTGAGGCACCAATGCAACTTCATTTGCTGACAGGAAATCCTggtgagggaaaggggaagcTCCCCCTCAGCCAGGCTCTGTTTTCACATCTCTGTTTCTGGGACTAAactgcagctgggctgccaGAAGAGCCCCAGAAGCTGCAGCAATGCACACACACCACCAGTGCCCAAAGACAAGTCAGCAGGTGTAGGAATCTCCATCACCTTCatctcccagcccctgccagctctggTGTCCATGTGGAGCTCTGCCAATCCCTGCACTTTTGGAGGGGCTCATGAGCCCCTCAGCCctcccctggtgctgccctgcaaAGGACAAAACACATCCATCTGCACCCAAAATGATTGTCCTGAAGGAAGCTCTGGGTATTAAAGATGTGAGAATTCTCTCTGTTCGTGAGCCAAAGATTCACAGGCAGAACTGCTCAAGGAAAGTTACTGCCAAGCAAGAGCTTTAACTAAAAAATGATGATTATTCAAAATTCTCTGTGGGATGGCAGAAGTGAGGCAATGCTCTTGGGAAGAAGCAGGTACTGCTCACCTCAGACAGTTCTTATTCCAGAAACAGGGCAGCCTAGAAGGTTTTTCTTGTCCTTCCATCTGCCCTAGTTCCTGGTACAAAAGCAGCCTCTGCTAGAAATGGTCCCTTACGTTTATAATCTCTCCTTCAAGgtattttcagtcattttagTACAACTTTTTCTTCCTagagctgtgtttgtggcaCCCACACTCAGAGGTTGTGGTCAGTTTCTGGGACGTTTGTACCCAATTTTATGGTTTTGAACttaattcaccaaaaaaaaagccaacctaTTTGCCAGGTttagaagaaaagcttttttcatCTTGCTGTAGTGCTGACATTGCTCCACATAATCTGCCAAAAGTTTAGAGTAATCCAGTGAAGGTCTTATGGTCAAATAATCTGTGTGATCTCCCTGCACTTATCAGTGTTTTACACAAAGGCTGGAAGGATTCTTTGCAAACCTGTCAGTgttgataaaatatttatttttgcactgtGCTTTCTGCCACCTCCACACTCAGGGATtaatttcctcctcttttctctcGAGCCCCAAGaaccagctgctcctctcccagagaGGTGGCTGCCATTGCTTAGAAGATAAAACCAGTTTTATTACAGCCCCACATGAAACAGGAAGTAGAGCTTTGGTCCCAAGGTAGAAGAGTCTAAGCAGAAAATCCTCTAACCCATTATTTGTGGCCTTTTTGGAAGCTCAAGAGGCAGAACATCCTCTGTGTCTGTACAGCTCTTTGCAGCCCAGCATTTCAAACCCCCTGAAAGAGGCAGGTGGGCAGAAAGGTGAAGTGACCTGGCCAGTGTtacacagggagctgctgctagGGCTGAGAAATGAATTCCTGGCTCCACCTCAGGCCTCCAATGACCTCCCAAAAATGTGCTTTCTGCTGCAAAGCACCAGCACTGTGATAATTGTTCAGTGCCTCCACAGTGGGTGCAGAGATCAGGGGGAGCTCCTGCCCTGAGAGGAGCTCTGTGTCCTTCCCACCACCTGCCCTGAGttccagctgtccccagtgccactcccATGCCAGGGCCTGCTTCCcccagctgcttctcctccttcaCAAACACCACACAGGTTTGTCTTGGTCCTTCCTCCTCATGACTTTAACCTCACTTCTTTCAGCTTCAGGATCACAGTCCTGGCAGTGGCTTTCAGACACTTCCTGCCAACCTCAACCACCCATTAACTCCTTTCTCTCACAAGGACCTTCAAACATTTCCTT from Catharus ustulatus isolate bCatUst1 chromosome 14, bCatUst1.pri.v2, whole genome shotgun sequence encodes:
- the UPRT gene encoding uracil phosphoribosyltransferase homolog isoform X4; the protein is MRCLAMETGSVLFPTAHCCFRIAHQDLGRREMVKRKSSRGDFVFSADRLIRLVVEEGLNQLPYTECTVTTPTGHKYEGVRFEKGNCGVSIMRSGEAMEQGLRDCCRSIRIGKILIQSDEETQRAKVYYAKFPPDIYRRKVLLMYPILSTGNTVIEAVKVLVEHGVQPSVIILLSLFSTPHGAKSIIQEFPEITILTTEVHPVAPTHFGQKYFGTD
- the UPRT gene encoding uracil phosphoribosyltransferase homolog isoform X3 — encoded protein: MGAFLSSCSEGTNNEVFGHGNRNNFSLSKEESLFAGSVLFPTAHCCFRIAHQDLGRREMVKRKSSRGDFVFSADRLIRLVVEEGLNQLPYTECTVTTPTGHKYEGVRFEKGNCGVSIMRSGEAMEQGLRDCCRSIRIGKILIQSDEETQRAKVYYAKFPPDIYRRKVLLMYPILSTGNTVIEAVKVLVEHGVQPSVIILLSLFSTPHGAKSIIQEFPEITILTTEVHPVAPTHFGQKYFGTD
- the UPRT gene encoding uracil phosphoribosyltransferase homolog isoform X5; translated protein: MVKRKSSRGDFVFSADRLIRLVVEEGLNQLPYTECTVTTPTGHKYEGVRFEKGNCGVSIMRSGEAMEQGLRDCCRSIRIGKILIQSDEETQRAKVYYAKFPPDIYRRKVLLMYPILSTGNTVIEAVKVLVEHGVQPSVIILLSLFSTPHGAKSIIQEFPEITILTTEVHPVAPTHFGQKYFGTD